In a genomic window of Bordetella petrii:
- the proP gene encoding glycine betaine/L-proline transporter ProP — MTQTSDASQQGRPLQIDDITVIDNTKLKKAVTAAALGNAMEWFDFGVYGFVAFALGKVFFPDASPTVQIIAALGTFSVPFLVRPLGGVFFGVMGDRFGRQKVLSLTIIIMAVSTFCIGLIPSYRSIGIWAPVLLLLCKLAQGFSVGGEYTGAAVFVAEYAPDRRRGFLGSWLDFGSIAGFVLGAGLVVLLQTILLEPTFLDWGWRIPFFVAGPLGLLGLYLRHAAEETPAFTQQLEKMEKEDRDAVQERPTVSFREIFSKYRKPLLVCVGMVLVTNITYYMLLTYMPTYLSGSLGYSEEHGVLIIVVVMIGMLFVQPVVGFFSDKIGRKPFLLTGSLGLLVLSVPAFHFIGSDNTGLIFLGLLFIAVLLNCLTGVMASTLPALFPTRIRYSALASSFNIAIIVAGLTPTVAAWLVEETNNLLMPAFYLMAASVIGLVTSLFLPETANRPMRGDTPSASSHREAKMLLQQAYDYIEEKLGDVDEEIADMEEKLEALRRRRQQLADRHPHLE; from the coding sequence ATGACACAGACATCTGACGCGTCACAGCAAGGCCGGCCACTGCAAATCGACGACATCACGGTCATCGACAATACCAAGCTCAAGAAGGCCGTGACAGCGGCCGCGCTGGGCAACGCCATGGAGTGGTTCGATTTCGGCGTCTATGGTTTCGTCGCTTTCGCGCTGGGCAAGGTGTTCTTTCCGGACGCTTCGCCCACCGTCCAGATCATCGCGGCGCTGGGCACGTTTTCGGTGCCGTTTCTGGTGCGGCCCCTGGGGGGCGTGTTCTTCGGGGTCATGGGAGACCGCTTCGGCCGGCAGAAGGTCTTGTCGCTGACCATCATCATCATGGCGGTCAGCACGTTCTGCATCGGCCTGATTCCGTCATATCGGTCCATCGGCATATGGGCGCCCGTGCTGCTGCTGTTGTGCAAGCTCGCGCAGGGGTTTTCCGTGGGCGGCGAATACACCGGGGCGGCCGTCTTCGTGGCCGAGTATGCGCCCGACCGCCGGCGTGGATTCCTGGGCAGCTGGCTGGATTTCGGGTCGATTGCCGGTTTCGTGCTGGGCGCCGGCCTGGTGGTCCTGTTGCAGACCATCCTGCTGGAACCGACGTTCCTGGACTGGGGCTGGCGCATTCCGTTTTTCGTGGCCGGGCCGCTGGGCTTGCTGGGCCTGTACCTGCGCCACGCCGCCGAAGAAACGCCGGCCTTCACGCAGCAGCTGGAAAAAATGGAAAAAGAAGACCGGGACGCCGTGCAAGAGCGGCCCACCGTGTCGTTCCGGGAAATATTCTCGAAGTACCGCAAGCCCTTGCTGGTATGCGTGGGCATGGTGCTTGTGACCAACATTACCTATTACATGCTGCTGACCTACATGCCTACTTACCTGTCCGGCAGCCTGGGCTATTCCGAAGAGCATGGCGTGCTCATCATCGTGGTGGTGATGATAGGGATGCTGTTCGTGCAGCCGGTCGTGGGTTTTTTCAGCGACAAGATCGGCCGCAAGCCGTTCTTGCTGACGGGCAGCCTGGGGCTGCTGGTGCTGTCGGTGCCAGCCTTTCATTTCATCGGCAGCGACAACACCGGCCTGATTTTCCTGGGCCTGTTGTTCATCGCCGTGCTGCTCAATTGCCTGACCGGCGTCATGGCCTCGACGCTGCCCGCGCTGTTTCCCACGCGCATTCGCTACAGCGCGCTGGCCAGTTCTTTCAACATTGCCATCATTGTGGCGGGGCTGACGCCAACCGTGGCTGCCTGGCTGGTGGAAGAAACCAACAATCTGCTGATGCCCGCCTTCTACCTGATGGCGGCCTCGGTCATCGGCCTGGTGACTTCCCTGTTTCTGCCCGAGACGGCCAACCGGCCCATGCGCGGCGACACGCCCAGCGCGTCCAGCCATCGCGAAGCCAAGATGCTGCTGCAGCAGGCCTACGATTACATTGAAGAAAAACTGGGGGATGTCGACGAGGAAATCGCCGACATGGAGGAGAAGCTCGAGGCGCTGCGGCGGCGCCGCCAGCAATTGGCCGATCGCCACCCGCACCTGGAGTAG
- a CDS encoding NADP-dependent malic enzyme — translation MDETLTKLALDYHAHPTPGKISVMPTKTLANQDDLSLAYSPGVAAACMAIFDQGDDAASKYTSRANLVGVITNGTAVLGLGNIGPLAAKPVMEGKGCLFKKFAGIDVFDIELAENDPNKLVDIIAALEPTLGGVNLEDIKAPECFYIEKKLRERMKIPVFHDDQHGTAIISSAAILNGLKVVGKDIAQVKLAVSGAGAAAIACLDLLVHLGIKREHIYVVDSRGVIWDGRDENMEPNKKRYAQKTDARTLADVVRGADVFLGCSTAGVLTADMVKTMADRPLILALANPEPEIRPEVARAARPDCIIATGRSDYPNQVNNVLCFPFIFRGAMDAGATRITEEMKLACVKAIAELAQAEQNDEVARAYAGQELSFGPEYIIPKPFDPRLIVQIAPAVAQAAVDSGVATRPIEDIEAYRQKLMGFVYHSGQLMRPLFAQAKKAPKRVIYADGEDERVLRAAQTVIDENLARPILVGRPAVIEMRVKKAGLRLVAGQNIEIVDPEDDSRFNETWNAYYQLKGREGVTPAIAKAMIRKHNTLIGAMLLRRGDADALLCGVASKYDNQLKYVDEIIGRKPGQTYAALNVLMLPDQTLFIADTHVNENPSAEEVASITVQAADEMLRFGVVPKIALLSHSNFGSRMTSSSRKMAEARRIIEERAPELEVDGEMHADAALSEKIRVLAYPDSKLKGPANLLIMPNLDTGNITYNILKMTGSNGIAMGPILLGSARPVHILTTSATVRRIVNMTALAVVDAQQEAARARS, via the coding sequence ATGGACGAAACTCTTACCAAACTGGCGCTCGACTACCACGCGCACCCGACCCCCGGCAAAATCTCGGTAATGCCCACCAAGACCCTGGCCAACCAGGACGACTTGTCGCTGGCGTACTCGCCGGGCGTGGCCGCGGCCTGCATGGCCATTTTCGACCAGGGTGACGACGCGGCGTCGAAATACACCTCGCGGGCCAATCTGGTGGGCGTCATCACCAACGGCACCGCCGTGCTGGGGTTGGGCAACATCGGCCCGCTGGCCGCCAAGCCGGTCATGGAAGGCAAGGGCTGCCTGTTCAAGAAATTCGCCGGCATCGACGTATTCGACATCGAGCTCGCCGAAAACGACCCCAACAAACTCGTCGACATCATCGCCGCGCTCGAGCCCACGCTGGGCGGCGTCAACCTGGAAGACATCAAGGCGCCCGAGTGCTTCTACATTGAAAAGAAGCTGCGCGAGCGCATGAAGATACCTGTCTTCCATGACGACCAGCACGGCACGGCCATCATCTCGTCGGCCGCCATCCTGAATGGCCTGAAAGTGGTCGGCAAAGACATCGCCCAGGTCAAGCTGGCGGTATCGGGCGCGGGCGCCGCGGCCATCGCCTGCCTCGACCTGCTGGTGCACCTGGGCATCAAGCGCGAGCACATCTACGTGGTGGATTCGCGCGGCGTCATCTGGGACGGCCGCGACGAAAACATGGAACCCAACAAGAAGCGCTACGCGCAAAAAACCGACGCGCGCACGCTGGCCGACGTCGTGCGCGGCGCCGACGTGTTCCTGGGCTGCTCGACCGCCGGCGTGCTGACCGCCGACATGGTCAAGACCATGGCCGACCGCCCGCTGATCCTGGCCCTGGCCAACCCCGAGCCCGAGATCCGCCCTGAAGTGGCGCGCGCCGCCCGCCCCGACTGCATCATCGCCACCGGCCGTTCGGACTACCCGAACCAGGTCAACAACGTGCTGTGCTTTCCCTTCATCTTCCGCGGCGCCATGGATGCCGGCGCCACGCGCATCACCGAAGAAATGAAGCTGGCCTGCGTGAAAGCCATCGCCGAACTGGCGCAGGCCGAGCAGAACGACGAAGTCGCGCGCGCCTACGCCGGGCAGGAATTGTCCTTCGGCCCCGAATACATCATTCCCAAACCCTTCGATCCGCGCCTTATCGTCCAGATCGCACCGGCCGTCGCCCAGGCCGCCGTCGATTCCGGCGTGGCCACGCGCCCCATCGAAGACATCGAGGCCTACCGCCAGAAGCTGATGGGCTTCGTCTACCATTCGGGCCAGCTGATGCGCCCGCTGTTCGCCCAAGCCAAAAAAGCGCCCAAGCGCGTCATCTATGCCGACGGCGAAGACGAGCGCGTGCTGCGCGCAGCGCAGACCGTCATCGACGAAAACCTGGCGCGTCCCATCCTGGTGGGCCGCCCCGCGGTCATCGAGATGCGCGTCAAAAAGGCCGGGCTGCGCCTGGTGGCCGGCCAGAACATCGAAATCGTCGATCCCGAAGACGACAGCCGCTTCAACGAAACCTGGAACGCCTACTACCAGTTGAAGGGCCGCGAGGGCGTCACGCCCGCCATCGCGAAAGCGATGATCCGCAAACACAACACGCTGATCGGCGCGATGCTGCTGCGCCGCGGCGACGCCGATGCGCTGCTGTGCGGCGTGGCCAGCAAGTACGACAACCAGCTCAAGTACGTGGACGAGATCATCGGCCGCAAGCCCGGGCAGACCTACGCCGCGCTGAACGTGCTGATGCTGCCCGACCAGACCCTGTTCATCGCCGACACGCACGTCAACGAAAACCCGTCGGCCGAGGAAGTCGCCAGCATCACGGTGCAGGCCGCCGATGAAATGCTGCGTTTCGGGGTGGTGCCCAAGATCGCGCTGCTGTCGCATTCCAACTTCGGCAGCCGCATGACCAGCTCGTCGCGCAAGATGGCCGAAGCGCGCCGCATCATCGAGGAACGCGCGCCCGAACTGGAAGTCGACGGCGAAATGCACGCCGATGCCGCGCTGTCGGAAAAGATCCGCGTGCTGGCCTACCCCGACAGCAAGCTGAAGGGGCCGGCCAACCTGCTGATCATGCCCAACCTGGATACCGGCAACATCACCTACAACATCCTCAAGATGACCGGCAGCAACGGCATCGCCATGGGTCCCATCCTGCTGGGCTCGGCCCGTCCGGTGCACATCCTGACCACCAGCGCCACGGTGCGCCGCATCGTCAACATGACCGCCCTGGCGGTGGTCGACGCGCAGCAGGAAGCCGCCCGCGCGCGTTCCTGA
- the mdeB gene encoding alpha-ketoglutarate dehydrogenase: MGTSPETCPAMTNAAPTDIDPAETAEWREALQSLVHAAGVPRAAYVVDQLLAQAAALGVRAAGQTRSAYLNTIPLRDEPPFPGDLAIEERIASINRWNALAMVVRANQAHGELGGHIASYASAADLFEVGFNHFFRASRDGAAGDLVYLQPHSAPGVYARAYLEGFLGEDELAHFRQEIAARARGLRGLSSYPHPWLMPDFWQFPTGSMGIGPINAIYQARFMRYLEHRSLAQPSDRKVWGIFGDGEMDEPESIAALTLAAREKLDNLVFVVNCNLQRLDGPVRGNGRIIDELETLYAGAGWNVIKLVWGGDWDALLARDAGGALARAFAHTVDGQFQTFAANDGAYNRAHFFNQNPELAALVADWSDEAIDRLRRGGHDIVKIHAAYHRAVRHRGQPTVILAQTKKGYGMGAAGQGKMTTHQQKKLDDETLLAFRDRFALPISDADCLALKFYKPAADSAELRYLQARRQALGGHLPRRRTEAPRLPVPPAAQWARFALQADGKEMSSTMAIVRMLGGLLKDEALGRRIVPIVADEARTFGMANLFRQIGIYSAQGQLYEPEDIGSVLYYREALDGQILEEGITEAGAISSWTAAGTSYSVNGLPMLPFYIYYSMFGFQRIGDLIWAAADQRARGFLIGATSGRTTLGGEGLQHQDGSSHLVAATVPNCRAYDPAYAYEVAVILEHGMQRMLDEQHDEFYYLTVTNENLPQPTLPTEDARTGILRGMHRVRVAPGSAQVRLLGAGPMLSEALRAADLLQEHGVAAEVWSVTSFSELSRDGRACERARTLGLDTPPAWVEQCLPGDAPVVAASDYVRAVPEQIRAWIAAPYRTVGTDGFGRSDTRARLRDFFEVGADWIALQALDLLAPHSPSLAAARQALREKLGALHRQTPPWLS; the protein is encoded by the coding sequence ATGGGCACTTCTCCAGAGACCTGCCCCGCCATGACCAACGCCGCGCCCACAGACATCGACCCCGCCGAAACCGCCGAGTGGCGCGAAGCCCTGCAGTCCCTGGTGCATGCGGCCGGCGTGCCGCGCGCGGCCTATGTGGTGGATCAACTGCTGGCCCAGGCCGCCGCGCTGGGCGTGCGCGCCGCCGGCCAGACGCGCAGCGCCTACCTGAACACCATCCCGCTACGCGACGAGCCGCCCTTTCCCGGCGACCTGGCCATCGAAGAGCGCATTGCCTCCATCAACCGCTGGAATGCCCTGGCCATGGTGGTGCGCGCCAACCAGGCGCACGGCGAACTGGGCGGGCACATCGCCAGCTATGCGTCGGCCGCCGACCTGTTCGAGGTCGGGTTCAACCATTTCTTCCGCGCCAGTCGCGACGGCGCCGCCGGCGACCTGGTCTATCTGCAGCCGCACTCGGCGCCGGGCGTCTATGCGCGCGCCTACCTGGAAGGCTTCCTGGGCGAAGACGAACTGGCCCACTTCCGCCAGGAAATCGCCGCGCGCGCCCGCGGCCTGCGCGGCCTGTCGTCGTATCCGCACCCGTGGCTGATGCCGGATTTCTGGCAATTTCCCACGGGGTCGATGGGCATCGGCCCCATCAACGCCATCTACCAGGCCCGCTTCATGCGCTACCTGGAGCACCGCTCGCTGGCGCAGCCCTCCGACCGCAAGGTGTGGGGCATTTTCGGCGACGGCGAAATGGACGAACCCGAATCGATTGCCGCGCTGACCCTGGCCGCGCGCGAAAAACTCGACAACCTGGTGTTCGTGGTGAACTGCAACCTGCAGCGGCTGGACGGACCGGTGCGCGGCAACGGCCGCATCATCGACGAACTGGAAACCCTGTACGCGGGCGCCGGCTGGAACGTCATCAAGCTGGTCTGGGGCGGCGACTGGGACGCCCTGCTGGCGCGCGACGCGGGCGGGGCGCTGGCGCGCGCCTTTGCGCACACCGTCGACGGGCAGTTCCAGACCTTTGCCGCCAATGACGGCGCCTACAACCGCGCCCACTTCTTCAACCAGAACCCCGAGCTGGCCGCCCTGGTGGCCGACTGGTCGGACGAGGCCATCGACCGCCTGCGCCGCGGCGGACACGATATCGTGAAAATCCACGCGGCCTACCACCGCGCCGTGCGCCACCGCGGCCAGCCCACGGTGATCCTGGCGCAGACAAAAAAGGGCTACGGCATGGGCGCGGCCGGCCAAGGCAAGATGACGACGCACCAGCAGAAGAAACTGGACGACGAGACCCTGCTGGCATTCCGCGACCGCTTCGCGCTGCCGATTTCCGACGCCGACTGCCTGGCGCTGAAGTTCTACAAACCGGCCGCCGACAGCGCCGAGCTGCGCTACCTGCAGGCGCGGCGGCAGGCGCTGGGCGGCCATCTGCCGCGCCGCCGCACCGAAGCGCCGCGCCTGCCCGTGCCGCCGGCCGCGCAGTGGGCGCGCTTTGCGCTGCAAGCCGATGGCAAGGAAATGTCGTCCACCATGGCCATCGTGCGCATGCTGGGCGGCTTGCTCAAAGACGAGGCGCTGGGCCGCCGCATTGTGCCCATCGTGGCCGACGAGGCCCGCACTTTCGGCATGGCCAACCTGTTCCGGCAGATCGGCATCTATTCCGCCCAGGGCCAGTTGTACGAACCCGAAGACATCGGCTCGGTGCTGTACTACCGTGAAGCGCTGGACGGGCAGATCCTGGAAGAAGGCATCACCGAGGCCGGGGCCATTTCCTCGTGGACCGCTGCCGGCACCAGTTATTCGGTAAACGGCCTGCCCATGCTGCCGTTCTACATCTATTACTCGATGTTCGGCTTCCAGCGCATCGGCGACCTGATCTGGGCCGCCGCCGACCAGCGCGCCCGCGGCTTTCTCATCGGTGCCACCTCGGGCCGCACCACGCTGGGCGGCGAGGGCCTGCAGCACCAGGACGGCTCCAGCCACCTGGTGGCGGCCACCGTGCCCAATTGCCGCGCCTACGATCCGGCCTACGCCTATGAAGTCGCGGTGATTCTGGAGCACGGCATGCAACGCATGCTCGACGAACAGCACGACGAGTTCTATTACCTGACCGTCACCAACGAAAACCTGCCCCAGCCCACGCTGCCCACCGAAGATGCCCGCACTGGCATCCTGCGCGGCATGCACCGGGTGCGCGTGGCGCCAGGTTCGGCACAAGTACGGCTGCTGGGCGCCGGACCCATGCTGAGCGAAGCTCTGCGGGCAGCCGACCTCCTGCAAGAACACGGCGTGGCCGCCGAAGTCTGGAGCGTGACCAGCTTTTCGGAATTGTCGCGCGACGGCCGCGCCTGCGAGCGCGCGCGCACGCTGGGGCTGGACACGCCGCCGGCCTGGGTCGAGCAATGCCTGCCCGGCGACGCGCCCGTCGTGGCCGCCAGCGACTACGTGCGCGCCGTGCCCGAACAGATCCGCGCCTGGATCGCCGCCCCGTACCGCACGGTAGGCACCGACGGCTTTGGCCGCAGCGACACCCGGGCCCGGCTGCGCGACTTTTTCGAGGTCGGCGCCGACTGGATCGCCTTGCAGGCACTCGACCTGCTCGCCCCGCACAGCCCCAGCCTGGCGGCAGCACGCCAGGCCCTGCGCGAAAAACTCGGCGCCCTCCACCGCCAGACCCCGCCCTGGCTAAGCTGA